The region GCTGCCCGAGCGCTACCTCGTCCGGCAGGACGTCGAGGGTGGCGCCGTGACCGTCACCTACGACTCGGCCGACTACGTCGCGGCGGTCTCCGGCATCGGCGACGCCGCCGCGTCGGCCCCGCTGGCGGCCGCCGCCGCGGACGTCGCGTACGCGGCCACCGGGAACGACCCGCAGGCCCTGCCGACCCCGCTCATCGGCGTCACCCCGGCGAGGTTCGTGGTCAGCGTGTTCGGCAGCGCGGACGTCCCGGTCACCGTCGGCCGGCTCACCCGCGCCGCGGGCCTGGCGCCCACGAGCAACGCCGCGACCGTGGACCTCGCCGCGGGATCCGCGACGGACGGCCCGGCGATCCGGCCCACCACCGCGGTCCTGGTGAACGTCCCCGAGGCCGAGGGCCCGCTGCTGCAGGCGGCGCCGTCGATGGCGCTGGAGTTCCCCCTGCGGTTCCTGGTCTGGGTCGACGACCAGAACCGCACCCTGATCGGGTATCCCTCCCCCGCGTCGCTCGCCGCCCGGCACGGCGTGGCCGCCACCGACCCGGCAGTCGTGAAGCTCACGACCGAGGCCGATCGGCTCGCCCGGACGGCGGCGGGACTGCTCCAATGACCGTCCGGCCCGCCCGGCCACGGGTGGGCCGGCGAACGTGAGGAGGCTGCCGTGCTCGTGACCGGCTACGACGACCGGACCGGCCAGGGTTACGTCGTGAAGACCGGGAGCGACCGCTCCGCTCCGGAGCCCGGGGTCCGCGAGGTCAGCCACGACGGTGTGACGGTCCTCATGACCGACGGCCTCGCCCTGCTCCTCGACGACGCGCTGGCCCACCGGCCCGTCGCCCTGCTGTCCTGGTCCGGCCCCGAGGTGCCGCTGACCCTGGACGACCACACGCTCCTGGCGTGGCTGAACTCCGCGGTGGGCGGGGTGGTCACGGTGTCCGGGGACCCCGGACCGGATCCGCGGCTGAGCGGGGCGACACCCGGCTGACCGGCCGCAGGAGATGGGCTGTTCGCGCCGCCCGGTGTGGCGATCGACCTCAGCGGTCTTCCACTAAGGACGCCGGCCCAGGACCAGCCGCGTGATCGTCGTAACAGTCGCTCCCGACCCCGCGAGAACCCTCTAGTGCCTCCCGTGCCGTCACGCGGCGGGGCCCGGAGGTGACCGATGTGAGGGTGCGACCCCGCGACCGACAGCACCACGAGCCCGAACGAGACCAGCCCGCCAGCGCAGGCCGGGGCGATCTCCGTGTGCGGCTCCTCGCCGAGCCGGACGCGGCCGCCCGACGGTCCTGGGACGCCCTCGTCGACCGCACTCCCGGTACGGACGTCACCCAGCTCACCGCCTGGCCACGGGTCCGCGCCCTGTCCGGATTCACCGCGCGGTGGGTCCTCGCCGAACGGGACGGCGAGCTGGTGGGCGGCGCCCAGCTCCTGATCCGCCGGCTGCCGGTCCTGGGCGAGGTCGGCTACGTCCCCTACGGACCGGTGGTCCCTGCCGGCACGGCGGACCGTCCGGCGGTGGTCCGTGCCCTGGCGGGCGCGCTGGCCGGGCCGGGCGCCCGGGGAACCCGGGCACTGTTCGTCCAGCCCCCCGAGGACGGCGCGGACGTCTCGGCCGAGCTGCTCGCCCGGGGCTTCCGGCCATCGGAGGCCGGCATCGCGCCGGTCGGCTCGATCCGGATCGACCTGACCGAGGACCTCGACCTGATCCGCGGCCGGTTCGGCCGCAGGCTGCGTTCCTGGACGAACCGGTGGGAGAGCCGCGGGGTCCGCGTGCGCCGGGGGACGAGGCGGACGTCCCACTGCTCGCGAGCCTGTTGGAGCACACCGCTGCCCGGCAGGGCCACACGGCGCTCCCCGCCGGGTACGTGCAGGTGCTCTACCGCGAGCTCGCGGCGAGCGGGCACGCCGAGCTCTTCGTCGGGGAGGTCGACGGGACGCCCGTCGCCGCGGACCTCGTCACGCGCTGCGGTGGGATGGTGCGCGGGCGGCTCACGGGCTTCGACCGCTCCGGCGAGGCGGGGCGGCTGAGCGTGCCGGCCGCGATCCGCTGGGAGATCATCCGCTGGGGCCACGCGAAAGGCTTGCACTGGCTGGACTTCGGTGGCCTGCGCCCCGCCACCCTCGACGCGCTCGACGCGGGCGGCGGGCCCCCGCCGGGGGGCTGGCTGCCGGTCGACCAGCCCAAGCTGACGTTCGGCGGCACCGCCTTCCGCTACCCGCAGGCGATGGAGCTGCTCTCGCCGCGCCCGGTGCGGGCCGGCTACGACCTCGTCGCCCGCTCGCCGGCGGGCAGGCAGGCACTCGACCGTGCGCGGAACCTG is a window of Pseudonocardia sp. T1-2H DNA encoding:
- a CDS encoding GNAT family N-acetyltransferase, translated to MGEPRGPRAPGDEADVPLLASLLEHTAARQGHTALPAGYVQVLYRELAASGHAELFVGEVDGTPVAADLVTRCGGMVRGRLTGFDRSGEAGRLSVPAAIRWEIIRWGHAKGLHWLDFGGLRPATLDALDAGGGPPPGGWLPVDQPKLTFGGTAFRYPQAMELLSPRPVRAGYDLVARSPAGRQALDRARNLLRDVRGLRSRPPREVAT
- a CDS encoding DUF302 domain-containing protein, giving the protein MTAVASPPRSRIRVRRLAVGLVLVAGLTACGEGNPEAPLGPLRDGLPALAGRVPGTVTRAGGTDTADVVAKLQAALTSKGGAVATVVDHSVRAARAGTSFPEVVTVVGGSPASQVPLLRLDQRAGVLLPERYLVRQDVEGGAVTVTYDSADYVAAVSGIGDAAASAPLAAAAADVAYAATGNDPQALPTPLIGVTPARFVVSVFGSADVPVTVGRLTRAAGLAPTSNAATVDLAAGSATDGPAIRPTTAVLVNVPEAEGPLLQAAPSMALEFPLRFLVWVDDQNRTLIGYPSPASLAARHGVAATDPAVVKLTTEADRLARTAAGLLQ